ATGAGAGTATTGGAAAACCACTTAATAACAGAACTAACATTATACTCACGAAAAACATGAAATATAAAGCAAATGGATGTGAAGTCTTTAACAATATAGATGATATCTTGAAATTCGCAAAAGAGTCTTCTAAGGAAACTTTTATAATAGGTGGCAAAGAAGTCTATGAGTTATTTATTCCTTATTCGGATAAAATGATACTAACTCATATCGAGGGAGAGTTTAGTGGGGACACTTTTTTTCCACTATATGATCATCGCAGATGGAGAGAGATTAATTGTATTGAGGTTGAAGCAGAAGAATCTAGTGGCTATCCAATAAGAATTGTTCACTATGAAGTAAATAAATAAAAATAATGAAATACCTATATACAAAAATAAATAAATATGATAATATGAGTACAGGTTAAACGAAGCCTGTACTTTTTTTTAATAGGAGGTGGTTGAAATGAAAAACATCCACAACAAAGGGAGTGACGATATACGTTTTCCCTCATTGTAAATATAGCTCCAACAATAATTCTGGGGTTAATACTGAAATACGGTAAGTATTGGTTCAGGGAAGATTACAAGCAAATCAATACTAAAATAAACAGAGAAGCAATATTTAATTCATTTTGTTTCGCCATTATGGGATACTCTGCTCTAACCAAACTTTCATCATTGTTTATTATTCAGCAGCCAACTGCACATCTTCAAACGCCAATTATGTATATATACGCTATAATTTTTAGCCCGATAGCAGAAGAATTAATTTGTAGAAAGTATCTATTCACGAAACTACATAAGAAATATAACTTTTGGATTGCTTCAATACTAAGTTCTGTTTTATTTGCTTTACCGCATTGGAATCTAGTAGGTTTCCTTGGTTACGTATTTATTGGTGTGATATGGAGCCACTATTACAATAAGACAAATAACATACTGGTTCCAATTTGCAGTCACTTATTGTTCAATTACTTTGTCATTTTATTTATGTCACTGAGAGGATGAAAAAACATGCAATTAAGTCATGAAGCACAAACACTGCTGGATATCTGTTGGGTTGATGGTGATCCTAGATCAACAACATTTATTATTGGAGAAAAGACAAATTTTAAAGGTATAGAATTTAAGCCTAACGAAAAACGTATAATGAATTATTGGAATATCAGTCCAGCTCTCCAAGACCATATAAGATTGAGAAGTTTGGCAAGTTCGTTAATCTCACGGGAAGGAAGGTGAATTAAATTTGATTCAAAACATTATACAAAAGATATTTTGGAGTAAAGCATTTGAGGAAATCAGAGAAGGACATAGGAAAATGTGCTATGAACTAGGCATTAAAGATGGTCAGGATGAATTTGATAATAATAATAAATTCTATAAGGAGTTTGCTGAAGCATATAACAATGAATCAATCATATTAAATTAAATAATACATAGGAGAACAGTTGAATGAAAGTAAGTAACAGAGTTATTGAGCAGTTTAAAGTGTGTTGTCCAATTAGTTATTTAAAGTGTGATTCAATCACTGATGTTGAATACAAAATTAAAAGGGCAGTTACATTGGGAAGGAAATTTGCTGAATATGAAGGCAGAAAATATATTCAGTACTATCATCTTCAGTTTACGGTACAAAACGGCAAAGTAATTGATTTAACTAAAGATTATAATAAATACATAGAAGTTAGCGAGAATGTAAAAAACGCATATGATCGATTAGAAGGAAAGTTGCTTGTGTAACTCTTCGTAAAAGCCGTCTTTTATCAAGATGATATATTCATATAACTTTGTATTAATAATACTAATAGGAGGATAAATATAATGAGTAAAGTGATTTTTGGAGCTAATAAAGAAATGGTTGGGATGTATGTAGATCAAGTGTTAGAAAAATATAATGACAGTTTAATGGTCTTGGCTCCACCTTCAGGGATGATTAGCACTTACGCGCCATCTAAGAAAGGAAAGAACAAGGGCTATTACCGAGTCAAACTTGAAGTTTGGATTCCTGAAGATGCAATTAAGGGTGAAGACGCATTAAATGATTTTGGCGCAGCCATTATAATGAGATTGCCCAAAAATAGAATTGCAGATCATTTGAAGTGAACTACGCAAACAATTAAGGAGATGATTCAATGAAAAGTAGTGTGGATTGTGAACTGATTAGTGTTTCACTTAGTAGTGAAAATTATTTTGGGAAAGCTGATGAACTTAATGGAAGTGCAAAAATTAAAGTTGATATCTCGATGGGGAAATTATTTGGAAAGACATTGGAGTGTTCAGAAACAGAATATATCAGTCTGTCAATGTTCTCTAAGGGAATTCAACAAAAAGCAATAGAATTGTTTGAACAAATTAAAATAGAAATTAAGAACGAGATAAAAATCTAATTTTATTAAGATGAGGGGGGTACAATGTTATGAACGAATTAGAATTATTACTGTTGAAAATGTGGAAAGATTGTGGCATTGAACAAATTTATAAATATAAAAATCGGATCAATGCATATCGGGAGTCTTTACCTAATAGAGAGTTATTCTATGACTTAACCTATCAACTATTTAAAGATGTTGAAGACATAGCGGATTATGAGCATTCAAGTCCTGAAGAATATAAGGTAGAGGTCGAAAACTTGATTAAAAGTAGAAAGGAGTTTGCAAAGCAATGAGTTACTTAGAAGTTACTATGCGTGGATTGTCCAATATGCTCTACAACATCTCGCAAAACCCAAGCAAAGAGAATTGTAATGTCATGTTGGACAGCATTAAACGAACGCTTGTTGACTATAATGAAGCGGGTGGAAATATCAGTATAATAGACTTTAGAGAAAAGGAGAATTCTAGTGAAAAAAATTGAGGTGGGGCAAACCTTATATGTGAATATAAGAGGCTTTTTATTCAAAGACGAAAATCTCAAAGAATTTACCGTTCAAAAAATAAATTCATCAAGCGTGTATGTAACCCAAGAAGGCGATAAGCATCCTATCAGATTAGATAAGAAAACATTAACTAATAACAGCGGAATATTGGGTTGTTATAAGGCATATGTTGACCCAAACGATTATTGGAATAATATCAATCAAACAAAAGAAAAACAAGGGCTTGTTAGCAGCATCAGCAACAAACTTGGAACATTGAATATTGAGCAATTAAAAGAAATTGAACTTTTGATTAATAAAAAAAGTCTGTAAAAGTCTAGTTTTATTCAGAAAGGGATGTAATTAGGATGGATAATTTATATAAGGAATATTTTAAAGACCAGAAGTATCGGAAATCCTTTATCAAATGGATGAAATATTACTATGAAACTGAAATGTATGATCGTAGTGTATGCAATGGCATTGATAAGTTTGGCAATGCAGCGCCAATTAGTGGAGATGAGTATAAATTGATTAATCAAAATGCTAAACGACTAATGAATATTTTGGTTCGAGAATTAAGAGATAATGATATTGACGAAGAAACTTGGAAGAGAGCAAGGAATATGGCTTCAAGATTGTCACACGAACAACTAAAGAAGACATTAAAAGAATTTAGAATCCTGTAAATTACCTGTTTTATTGAAAGGAAGAGTGAAACTTGAGTAAATACGAACTGAGTTTATCAAAAGACTATGTTCCTGACTGGACACTTGTAGATGCCATTCGTGAACTATTTCAAAATGCTCTCGATCAGCAAACGATATCAGATGACAATAAAATGTTTTTCGAATTTGATGCCGAAGCACAAGCACTACATATTGGAAACAAGTCTTCTGTCCTAAATGTGAAAACTCTCCTGCTTGGCTCTTCATCTAAACGTGACGATCCAAATACAATTGGTCAATTTGGAGAAGGGTATAAAATTGCTACACTAGTGTTGACCCGACTAAATAAACCAGTGACCTTTTATAACTATGGTGCGAAAGAAGTTTGGAAGCCGAGATTTGTTAATAGTCGTCGTTATGGCGAAGAAATACTAACTTTTTTCGTTGATAAGAAATATCCTTGGGAAAAAGTGCCTGATAACAATCTAACTATTATCATTGAGAATATCACTAATCAAGAGTATCAGGATATTGTAGAATCTGATCTTCATTTGCAGGAAGTTGGAAAAATAATTGAAAGCAGTTTTGGACGAATACTTGAGGAAGAAAAGTATAAAGGTAAAGTGTTTGTTAATGGGTTGTTTGTATGCAATTACAGTGAGTATACGCAAGGATATGATTTCAAACCTGAGTACATAAAGATTGATAGAGATAGAAAGTTGGCAGACTCATTTGAATTAAAATGGCTATCCTCTAGGATGTTGAGTGGTGTTAACTCCAATAAGACTGTTGATATGATCAAGAACAGTTCTCCAGATGTTCAATATATTACAAGTGCTTATGCAACCAATGCAAACAACAAACTTAGAGAGATTGTAGATAATGTTTATGATGATTTCAGAAATGAACATGGCGAAAATGCCATTCCTGTTTCAAATCAAGAGGAATACACAGAAGTATCGAAATCTGCAAAGTATAGACCAGTTTATGTTTCATCGTCTCATGCAATTGCAATTAAAACAAGTCACAAATATGTGAAGCCTGCTCTAGAACCAGAAAAGAAAGAATCGGTAAATAAAAGACTCGTTTCATGGTTAGACAGTCACAAACAAAGCTTATCCAAAAAAGCAATTAAGCAGCTCGAAGAGATTATAGAAGACGTTGTTGAATAATTGAAAATAATAGATAAAAGGAGTAATTAATAATGACACTAGAAAATAGTATTAAGGATGTAATTTCTAAAAAACTTGAGGATGGAACGGTTGAAAAACTTATTGAACAGCAACTAGAGAAAGGAGTGGTTAACGCTCTTGAAAACTTGTTCAGATCCTACGGAGATGTCACCAAAATTATTGAAGAGAAAGTGAAATCGGTTATGGTTCCATATCTTGAGTCTTATGATTATTCAAAATACATAATTAAACTAGACAGTTGTTCTGGTTGACGTTCTTCAAAATTCAACACTTGAGAATAAACAACTACTTCAGAATTTTAAAAGTATCATGACAACTGACAATGTAGATAAGCAAATGAATGTCTCAAGCCTGTATGAAAAGTGGATGGATTATGTTGCTGAGAATATTGATACAGGTAAGCTTGAAGTTAATTATGATGATGGTATCAGTTATGAATATGCTCAAGTGAGTTTAGAAGTGGAATACGATGAAAGTAGAAGTTGGAGTATTTATGAGTACGCAAACCTAGTCTTTGAATGTAAGAAAGATGAGGAAATGAATCAATCTATCAGATTGTATCGATGGAAGGAGA
This window of the Paenibacillus polymyxa genome carries:
- a CDS encoding dihydrofolate reductase — translated: MSIIIIAALDKNGLIGNGNRLPWKIKADMDFFKAQTTGNNVVMGRKTYESIGKPLNNRTNIILTKNMKYKANGCEVFNNIDDILKFAKESSKETFIIGGKEVYELFIPYSDKMILTHIEGEFSGDTFFPLYDHRRWREINCIEVEAEESSGYPIRIVHYEVNK
- a CDS encoding CPBP family intramembrane glutamic endopeptidase, giving the protein MYIYAIIFSPIAEELICRKYLFTKLHKKYNFWIASILSSVLFALPHWNLVGFLGYVFIGVIWSHYYNKTNNILVPICSHLLFNYFVILFMSLRG